AGATGCCGAAGAGCCACACCGAACAGTACAACCTCGACAACAAGTTCTGGTACTGGTACCCCCTGTACACGCTCGGCTTGTTCTCGACGCTCGCCTACGTCATCGCCGCAATCAGCGGCGCGTTGCTCGGCTTCTACTACTCGCCGTCGGCCGCGGCGGGCACGGAGGCCGCCGGGAGCGTCGCCTACGAGAGCATCGCGTTCATCATGCGCGACCTGCAGTTCGGCTTCATGCTGCGCTCCATCCACCGGTGGTCCGCGCAGGTGATGGTCGCCGCCGTGTTCCTCCACATGCTCCGCGTGTACTTCACCGGCGCCTACAAGGAACCGCGCGAACTCAACTGGCTGCTCGGCATCATCCTCATCAGTCTGACGATGGTGTTCGGGTACACGGGCTACCTGCTCCCGTGGGACCAGCTGGCATACTGGGCGGGGCAGATCGGCGTCGAGATGTCGCTGTCGGTCCCGCTCATCGGCGAGTGGGTCGCGCAGCTACTGTTCGGCGGGTTCTCCTTGAGCCAGTCGACGCTGCAACGGATGTACCTCATACACGTCTTCCTGTTGCCGTTCGTCGTGACCACGCTCATCGCCATCCACATCGGCATCGTGTGGGTGCAGGGCATCGCGGAGCCGCACTGATCGAACCATGACAGAAAACAACGACGCAGACGACGACATCCAAGCGGACGGAAGTGGCATCGTCGCGCCGGACGACGAGACGCCGACGTGGCGCGAGCGCAAGGAGCGGACGGTGGGCCTCTCGCGACTCACCTACGAGTACTTCGAGCGCTCCCGGCGCGAAGACCAGGACATGCGGCAGGCCTCCGACTACGTCGAACGCGACGTGCTCGCGTTCCCGACGTGGCCCCACGAGGTCATCCGGAACCTCGCCATCGCGAGCTTCTTCACCGGGATGGTGCTGTTCCTCTCGGCGACGCTGCCGATGCACATCGGCGCGCCGGCGAACCCGAGTTCCACCCCCGCCATCATCCTGCCCGACTGGTATCTCTACTGGTCGTTCGGCCTGTTGAAG
This Halogeometricum sp. S3BR5-2 DNA region includes the following protein-coding sequences:
- a CDS encoding cytochrome b, which gives rise to MSLERKDDYDHKGWMKEKDLTPVESTFLTTLIWLDKRFRIVDYLELMETLYYRVNLQMPKSHTEQYNLDNKFWYWYPLYTLGLFSTLAYVIAAISGALLGFYYSPSAAAGTEAAGSVAYESIAFIMRDLQFGFMLRSIHRWSAQVMVAAVFLHMLRVYFTGAYKEPRELNWLLGIILISLTMVFGYTGYLLPWDQLAYWAGQIGVEMSLSVPLIGEWVAQLLFGGFSLSQSTLQRMYLIHVFLLPFVVTTLIAIHIGIVWVQGIAEPH
- a CDS encoding cytochrome bc complex cytochrome b subunit, yielding MTENNDADDDIQADGSGIVAPDDETPTWRERKERTVGLSRLTYEYFERSRREDQDMRQASDYVERDVLAFPTWPHEVIRNLAIASFFTGMVLFLSATLPMHIGAPANPSSTPAIILPDWYLYWSFGLLKLGPLNPELAILGGTKLTADGTYGVLANGVVVGFIAMVPFLNKGSARRPVEQPFWAAVGVAGVVFAFTISILAIKNLFPGNVHLLFDLTFLAPIVFGFITYAVLKTMREGYMYDLNKRYYRLRPPK